One part of the Aspergillus fumigatus Af293 chromosome 7, whole genome shotgun sequence genome encodes these proteins:
- a CDS encoding sulfurtransferase: MAFATLRSIPSPTRLMRPTMAISQHQSRQISFSSYLVSPRELHEALKKNPTTKISTSPRVIPLCAAWFMPNDPEGRKGIDAFRKHRIPQARFFDLDAIKDSESPYPHMLPTVETFAEAMSELGIRRDDEVVVYDTEELGIFSAPRVGWTLRVFGHPRVHVLNNYRLWVRDGYPTETGEPAPVEKTSYPLPQFDSKLVIPYRELKEIAKEHRKEGSKEVEILDARSYGRWAGTDPEPRPGLSSGHIPGSKSLPFQELLDPETKTYLAPEELRKVFQKHEVDETKSIISTCGTGVTASVIETALNVADYGNPSLRRVYDGSWTEWAQRVNDSEGLIKKAT, translated from the exons ATGGCTTTTGCGACTCTTCGTAGCATTCCCTCACCGACTCGTTTGATGCGTCCTACCATGGCTATTTCTCAGCACCAGAGCCGCCAGATCTCATTCTCTTCCTACCTCGTGTCACCCAGAGAACTCCATGAAgctttgaagaagaacccGACCACGAAGATCTCCACTTCTCCACGTGTAATCCCTTTATGTGCCGCGTGGTTCATGCCCAATGACCCCGAGGGCCGCAAAGGCATTGATGCTTTTCGAAAGCATCGAATCCCTCAGGCACGATTTTTCGATCTAGACGCGATCAAGGACTCTGAATCTCCCTACCCGCATATGCTTCCTACTGTGGAAACGTTTGCTGAGGCGATGAGCGAGCTTGGTATTCGACGCGACGACGAGGTTGTGGTTTACGATACAGAAGAGCTTGGCATCTTCAGCGCCCCTCGTGTTGGCTGGACCTTACGAGTATTTGGGCATCCAAGGGTTCATGTCCTCAACAACTACAGGTTGTGGGTTCGTGACGGCTATCCAACGGAGACTGGGGAGCCAGCGCCTGTGGAGAAAACCAGCTACCCCCTCCCACAGTTCGACTCTAAGCTGGTGATTCCGTACCGAGAGTTGAAGGAGATTGCCAAGGAACACCGAAAAGAAGGATCAAAGGAGGTCGAGATCCTAGATGCTAGATCTTACGGGCGATGGGCGGGTACTGATCCCGAACCGCGCCCGGGTTTGTCTTCGGGGCATATCCCTGGCTCCAAGAGCTTGCCATTTCAAGAACTTCTTGACCCTGAAACAAAGACCTATCTTGCTCCTGAAGAGCTACGCAAGGTCTTTCAGAAGCACGAAGTCGATGAAACCAAGTCCATCATCAGCACATGCGGAACCGGCGTGACGGCCAGTGTCATTGAGACTGCTTTGAATGTGGCAGATTATGGAAATCCCAGTCTTCGGAGGGTTTATGACGGGAGCTGGAC TGAATGGGCACAGCGTGTCAACGATTCCGAGGGTCTAATTAAGAAGGCAACATGA
- the mndB gene encoding glycoside hydrolase family 2 protein, which yields MSKLQQFPLSKGWSFRDNEATSEDAWMPVPVVPSVVHQDLQANNKLKDPYIGFNELEARWVNEKSWTYKTVFQKPAAPAGSCIVLAFDGLDTFAKVKLDGNVILENDNMFLARRVDVTKALEAEGDHVLEIDFDCAFLRAKELRKQDPRHNWASFNGDPSRLSVRKAQYHWGWDWGPVLMTAGIWREVRLEVYSARVADLWTEVQLASDHQSAQVTAFVEVESVHSGSHRACFTLSLHGQEITREEIGVTENGTAKATFDVKEPSLWWPHGYGDATLYEVSVSLVKEQEELHRVSKKFGIRTAEVIQRPDKHGKSFFFRVNGVDIFCGGSCWIPADNLLPSITAERYRKWIELMVHGRQVMIRVWGGGIYEDNSFYDACDELGVLVWQDFMFGCGNYPTWPNLLESIRKESVYNVRRLRHHPSIVIWVGNNEDYQVQEQAGLTYNYEDKDPENWLKTDFPARYIYEKLLPEVVQEYSPGTFYHPGSPWGDGKTTSDPTVGDMHQWNVWHGTQEKYQIFDTLGGRFNSEFGMEAFPHMSTIDYFVENEADKYPQSHVLDFHNKADGHERRIATYLVENLRTATDLETHIYLTQVVQAETMMFGYRGWRRQWGDERHCGGALLWQLNDCWPTISWAIVDYFLRPKPAFYAVARVLNPIAVGVRREHHDWSVTHAQPPKTSKFELWVASSRQQEIQGTVELRFLSVNTGLEVRERIVHENVSIVPNGTTNLIVDGLIDHTVHSEPHVLAARIWVDGQLVARDVDWPQPFKYLDLSDRGLEVKKISESEDEQTLLISTKKPVKCLVFEEREGVRISDSAMDIVPGDDQRVTIKGLKPGDAPLKYKFLGQ from the exons ATGTCGAAATTACAGCAATTCCCTCTATCCAAGGGATGGAGCTTCAGAGACAATGAAGCTACATCGGAAGATGCGTGGATGCCAGTTCCTGTTGTTCCCTCCGTCGTCCATCAGGATCTTCAAGCAAATAACAA GCTGAAGGATCCCTATATCGGGTTCAACGAGCTCGAGGCGAGATGGGTCAACGAGAAATCGTGGACCTACAAAACTGTTTTCCAGAAACCAGCTGCTCCCGCTGGATCTTGCATTGTCCTAGCATTCGACGGCCTGGACACATTCGCTAAGGTCAAACTTGACGGCAACGTCATCCTCGAGAACGATAACATGTTCCTTGCTCGTCGCGTCGACGTCACCAAGGCGCTGGAAGCCGAGGGTGACCACGTTTTAGAAATCGACTTCGACTGTGCCTTTCTGCGTGCAAAAGAGCTTCGCAAGCAGGACCCCAGGCACAATTGGGCCTCCTTCAATGGTGACCCTTCCAGACTTAGTGTACGAAAAGCTCAATACCATTGGGGCTGGGACTGGGGCCCGGTTCTCATGACCGCTGGCATCTGGAGAGAAGTGCGACTTGAGGTTTACTCTGCAAGAGTCGCGGATCTTTGGACCGAAGTGCAATTGGCTTCGGACCATCAGAGTGCTCAGGTTACTGCTTTTGTTGAAGTAGAGTCTGTGCACTCTGGTTCGCACAGGGCTTGTTTCACTCTCAGCTTGCATGGCCAAGAAATCACCAGAGAGGAGATTGGTGTGACTGAGAATGGCACCGCTAAGGCTACCTTTGATGTCAAGGAGCCCTCACTCTGGTGGCCCCATGGCTACGGTGACGCCACCCTCTACGAAGTATCTGTGTCCCTGGTtaaggagcaggaggagcttCACAGAGTTTCCAAGAAATTCGGTATCAGAACCGCCGAGGTCATTCAGCGGCCTGATAAGCACGGAAAGTCCTTTTTCTTCCGTGTCAATGGCGTCGATATCTTCTGTGGTGGTTCCTGTTGGATCCCAGCCGATAACCTCCTTCCCAGCATCACCGCTGAGCGATACCGCAAATGGATTGAGCTCATGGTTCATGGCCGTCAAGTGATGATCAG AGTGTGGGGTGGTGGCATCTATGAGGATAACAGCTTCTACGACGCGTGCGACGAACTCGGTGTGCTGGTTTGGCAAGACTTTATGTTCGGCTGTGGAAACTACCCAACCTGGCCCAACCTGCTCGAGTCCATCCGAAAGGAATCTGTCTACAACGTTCGTAGGCTGCGTCATCACCCATCCATTGTCATCTGGGTTGGCAACAATGAAGATTACCAGGTTCAAGAGCAAGCGGGTCTCACTTACAACTATGAGGACAAGGACCCAGAAAACTGGCTCAAGACCGATTTCCCTGCCCGTTACATCTATGAGAAGCTCCTCCCAGAGGTGGTTCAAGAATACTCTCCTGGTACTTTCTATCACCCTGGTAGCCCTTGGGGTGATGGGAAGACCACGTCCGACCCTACCGTTGGTGACATGCATCAATGGAACG TCTGGCACGGTACACAGGAGAAATACCAAATCTTCGATACCCTTGGCGGACGATTCAACAGCGAGTTCGGAATGGAAGCATTCCCGCACATGTCAACTATCGACTACTTTGTTGAGAACGAGGCGGACAAGTATCCTCAATCGCATGTCCTTGACTTTCATAACAAGGCCGACGGCCATGAGCGCAGAATCGCGACATACCTTGTTGAAAACTTGAGGACGGCAACAGACCTGGAA ACGCACATCTACCTCACACAGGTCGTTCAAGCAGAGACAATGATGTTCGGATACCGGGGATGGCGCCGCCAATGGGGTGACGAGAGACACTGTGGTGGTGCTCTCCTCTGGCAGTTGAACGATTGTTGGCCTACGATCTCCTGGGCTATCGTAGACTATTTCCTACGGCCCAAGCCTGCGTTCTACGCTGTGGCACGAGTGCTGAACCCTATTGCGGTTGGTGTTCGTAGAGAGCATCATGACTGGAGCGTGACCCACGCACAGCCTCCCAAGACGAGCAAGTTTGAACTCTGGGTTGCCAGCAGCCGTCAACAAGAGATCCAAGGTACGGTGGAGCTCCGGTTCCTTTCCGTCAACACTGGACTTGAAGTCCGCGAGCGCATTGTGCACGAGAACGTCAGCATAGTGCCCAATGGCACAACCAACCTCATTGTGGACGGTCTGATCGACCACACAGTCCACTCCGAACCTCATGTCCTTGCTGCGCGAATCTGGGTGGATGGCCAGCTCGTTGCAAGGGATGTGGACTGGCCCCAGCCATTCAAATACCTTGATCTCTCAGATCGCGGTCTTgaggtcaagaagatctCTGAATCGGAGGATGAACAGACGCTGCTCATCAGCACGAAAAAACCAGTCAAGTGCCTAGTCTTCGAGGAGCGTGAGGGCGTTCGAATCAGTGACAGTGCTATGGACATTGTGCCTGGTGACGACCAGAGAGTGACCATCAAGGGCCTGAAGCCGGGTGACGCTCCTCTTAAGTACAAGTTCCTTGGACAGTAG
- a CDS encoding anaphase promoting complex subunit 11: MKVTIKEWNAVATWRWDMPEDDVCGICRVQFDGTCPTCKFPGDDCSLLLGKCGHSFHMHCLMTWIQQESSKGLCPMCRQSMYTAAPVLDVMLMNCTEFEWKQNGE, translated from the exons ATGAAAGTTACTATCAAGGAATGGAATGCCGTCGCTACCTGGCGCTGGGATATGCCCGAGGACGACGTCTGTGGTATATGCCGTGTTCAATTTGACGGAACATGCCCAACCTGCAAATTTCCGGGAGACGACTGCTCACTTC TACTCGGAAAATGCGGCCACTCTTTCCATATG CATTGTCTTATGACTTGGATTCAACAGGAGTCTTCGAAAGGATTGTGCCCAATGTGCAGACAAAGTATGTACACTGCTGCTCCTGTTCTGGATGTAATGCTAATGAACTGTACAGAGTTTGAGTGGAAACAGAATGGCGAATGA
- a CDS encoding UPF0183 domain protein, whose product MKAVKPQEQAVSQQGPSFRHIYNRLFGPSYPGEYTPPGDGQSPYGTYVLSYPGIAFSFPLQNSAWAEQCDFVALLSSSAALPATSMAIFQGASWPEARDKLFSRQPQYPRSPALSGKNRDLVSDEIEEFIVFGAGKMEVIRRSSPPTSITLSETTPQDLIAEFGPPDAIYRKNDRRISIHRAAGNNTATDTLHMSPSPGRGIDVTDTDQSSSNSVTDDSDEEVSPVNNIDPSSLPTECFFNYFHHGFDAFISYPTVVGPAFPGSDLADASPPPPSSQLVVTKIILHGNIPGSYPFNRHRRSRWTISLNPAGDVVTSETPYDVISEKLREVWKGSYASAAEERALQRPMVLNRGWGDSPESSVEFLGGWEETTAREHRNGHDGHDGGLGNTELFGFPGLLFEVMKNGAVSCLTVY is encoded by the coding sequence ATGAAGGCCGTAAAACCACAAGAACAAGCCGTTTCGCAACAAGGTCCTAGTTTTCGTCATATCTACAATCGCCTCTTCGGGCCCTCCTACCCGGGAGAATATACTCCTCCAGGTGACGGTCAATCACCGTATGGGACATATGTGCTCTCGTATCCAGGGATTGCGTTCTCGTTCCCTCTACAGAACTCAGCATGGGCGGAGCAATGTGACTTTGTAGCCCTGCTTTCTTCATCGGCAGCTTTACCAGCAACATCCATGGCTATATTTCAGGGTGCCTCGTGGCCGGAGGCTAGGGATAAATTATTCTCGCGGCAGCCGCAATATCCTCGCTCTCCAGCACTAAGTGGCAAGAACCGTGATCTCGTCTCGGATGAAATTGAAGAgttcatcgtcttcggcGCCGGCAAGATGGAGGTAATCCGCAGATCTAGCCCTCCTACTAGTATTACACTCTCGGAGACGACTCCACAGGATCTTATTGCTGAGTTTGGACCACCTGATGCTATCTATCGGAAGAATGACCGGAGAATTTCCATTCACCGGGCAGCCGGTAATAATACTGCAACAGATACACTGCACATGAGCCCTTCCCCGGGTAGGGGGATCGATGTCACTGACACAGATCAATCTTCGAGCAACAGCGTCACTGATGACTCTGATGAGGAAGTTTCCCCTGTCAATAATATTGACCCTTCGTCGCTCCCTACCGAATGCTTCTTTAATTATTTCCATCACGGTTTCGATGCATTTATCTCGTATCCCACTGTCGTCGGCCCTGCGTTTCCGGGATCTGATTTGGCCGACGCATCGCCTCCACCCCCTTCTTCCCAACTCGTCGTCACTAAGATTATACTGCATGGAAATATTCCAGGCTCATATCCCTTCAACCGGCATCGACGCAGTCGTTGGACGATTAGTCTCAATCCGGCAGGTGATGTCGTGACATCCGAGACCCCGTACGACGTGATTTCCGAGAAGTTGAGGGAGGTCTGGAAAGGATCTTATGCAAGCGCTGCAGAAGAGCGGGCCCTGCAGCGGCCCATGGTGCTGAATCGCGGTTGGGGGGACAGCCCTGAGAGTAGTGTCGAGTTCCTCGGTGGCTGGGAGGAAACTACTGCCAGAGAACACCGAAACGGTCACGATGGTCACGATGGGGGCTTGGGTAATACAGAACTATTCGGCTTCCCCGGATTACTATTCgaagtgatgaagaatgGTGCTGTCAGCTGCTTGACCGTATATTGA
- a CDS encoding RPEL repeat-containing protein, whose product MDNIIIPNAEIDESPLSASSMERRNSLEKHLQTRPDPQDLKERHILLDTTVAPSLQAARAELARQRTTDSLKKHLEHRPDRDELVERNILPHINAAPALQANAKELEKHMLADNLDQKLQRRPQPEELISQGILTEDEDPRCPAV is encoded by the exons ATGGACAATATCATCATTCCCAACGCCGAAATCGACGAAAGTCCGCTCTCAGCCTCGTCCATGGAACGTCGCAATTCTCTCGAGAAACACCTCCAGACTCGACCCGACCCTCAGGATCTCAAAGAAAGACATATCCTGCTCGATACTACCGTGGCGCC ATCCCTTCAGGCAGCCAGAGCAGAACTTGCGCGCCAGCGTACAACAGACAGCCTGAAGAAACATCTCGAGCATCGTCCCGATCGGGATGAGCTTGTTGAAC GTAACATCCTCCCGCATATCAACGCCGCGCCGGCGCTGCAGGCCAACGCAAAGGAACTCGAGAAGCATATGCTCGCTGATAACCTTGACCAGAAGCTGCAGCGTAGACCGCAGCCGGAGGAGCTTATCTCGCAGGGTATCTTgacggaagatgaggaccCGAGGTGCCCGGCTGTGTAG
- a CDS encoding translin family protein — translation MAGNKRSWEGNPVRVEKTQTNMAVAPVDQPSTHILSMFETFRDELDQHHDRRERVIKTSRDITALSKKIIFSLQRVRTIKAPIPVPIAKETKTRFDQISTLFQNVIPDVTGLNSWRYQRQLSGAIQEFIEALSFNHYLQTQSLISHAEVSKHLPAEILVTEEDYLLGMFDLTGEMMRFAITSLSTGTMGQEDSGGDDLAARDISGAGAHHSLPKLPATQAGIVVDLREMRSSFELLSVPRRHANNMLWDMGKKVEVMQNSVEKVERAAYGILVRGSERPSGWTPDLSAPVDMEVY, via the exons ATGGCAGGTAACAAGCGATCGTGGGAAGGCAATCCGGTGAGAGTTGAGAAAACACAGACAAACATGGCCGTAGCACCAGTCGATCAGCCTTCTACACATATTCTTTCCATGTTCGAGACCTTCCGCGACGAACTCGATCAGCACCACGACCGCCGAGAACGAGTCATCAAGACGAGCAGAGATATTACAGCCCTGAGTAAGAAGAT AATCTTTTCGTTACAACG TGTCCGCACAATAAAAGCCCCCATCCCCGTTCCAATCGCAAAAGAGACCAAAACCCGCTTCGACCAAATCTCCACCCTCTTCCAGAACGTCATCCCCGACGTCACCGGCCTCAACAGCTGGCGCTACCAGCGCCAACTCAGCGGCGCCATCCAGGAATTCATCGAAGCGCTCTCTTTCAACCACTATCTACAGACCCAATCCCTCATCTCCCACGCCGAAGTCAGCAAGCACCTTCCTGCCGAGATCCTCGTCACGGAAGAAGATTACCTGTTGGGCATGTTCGATCTAACCGGTGAAATGATGCGGTTTGCGATTACGTCATTGTCGACGGGGACGATGGGGCAGGAGGATAGCGGCGGTGATGATCTGGCGGCGCGGGATAtttctggagctggtgcgCATCATAGTCTGCCGAAGCTGCCGGCCACGCAGGCGGGTATTGTTGTTGATTTGCGGGAAATGCGGTCGTCGTTCGAGTTGCTGAGTGTGCCGCGGCGGCATGCGAATAATATGCTTTGGGATATGGGGAAGAAGGTGGAAGTAATGCAGAATAGTGTGGAGAAGGTTGAGCGGGCTGCGTATGGGATTTTGGTGCGTGGTAGTGAGCGGCCGTCGGGGTGGACGCCGGATTTGTCCGCGCCGGTTGATATGGAGGTTTATTGA
- a CDS encoding putative kinesin family protein (BimC), which produces MAGPQRPASGLPTRRTGTRQAVRRPNSSATERRTSLAIPAKASVPNASRLKSPSDTPSISAIRNQRDYEREINEDTSIHVVVRCRGRNDREIKENSGVVVSTEGAKGKTVELSMGPNAVSNKAYTFDKVFSAAADQVTVYEDVVLPIVNEMLAGYNCTIFAYGQTGTGKTYTMSGDMTDTLGILSDNAGIIPRVLYSLFHKLEDTESTVKCSFIELYNEELRDLLSAEENPKLKIFENEKKGTSGSTLVQGMEETWIDSASAGIKLLQLGSHKRQVAATKCNDLSSRSHTIFTITVYTKRTTENGDDYISSGKLNLVDLAGSENIQRSGAENKRATEAGLINKSLLTLGRVINALVDKSPHIPYRESKLTRLLQDSLGGRTKTCIIATISPSRSNLEETISTLDYAFRAKNIRNKPQINYMAKKTLLREFTLEIEKLKGELIATRHRNGVYMTPDAYEQMTMESESRRIVNEEQRAKIESMESSLRNKVQELFTLTSNFNNLKKDHEDTRAALNETNDILEKTEIVLKDTRATLEEEEMLRKAHQDTEAQLRNIGSDLVLTLEKTVGDVEGLHAKLERKAGLEATNREKWETSVDEVTDVTSMVDSRVGSFLDRHSKLAENFITKINTFVEGELIQFQSTEEALRNYNLSFEKALREAQAQTYNSHDQMNNVLEEIKVLREEVKGRVGEGLNGLSAAAARISKEVIGEFSEFHAQLHASYSALGKDLKSMFEDMVAHVNSQKAEIHQLRLQLQEANQQSVEANRKASAHLAQVMEEEHAHAEAERDHLMSQIRSLIEESRQRQFGRLKGRVECVRTDIMSSGDSLEQATTHYDRQVDEWVFKSEQFAKDVIASRDELKTKMQHDWETFDQRNASIQKVTESVHEETVRIVDAQMKDMSRQMGALDDFVAKARAQNGQYCDAHMTSLQTMASNTQQSYAAYEEHLSSSRDRITCLQEDANQQMESLQELTLPLSDEVQKPLSELRTNIRERPLQEYIPTGITPQKRHYEYPTTLPRTESHDALVKRMRISKELEALPFSNAEPSASATSQDSSTRGTPSKGFVYHDVEDEVGAQQPPSTAATPSNTGLREVDANIVAKQLACDTDDDPTATQSKSSIAANGRVSLSTDKPTEIEEPDAPPAKRHCSSSGVTDNKLPQKMLTKKMAGMMEGRENVPLPGSRGRRLRSQHASD; this is translated from the exons ATGGCCGGCCCCCAACGGCCTGCCTCCGGCCTACCCACCAGGAGGACGGGAACACGACAAGCAGTACGGCGCCCGAACTCGTCAGCGACTGAGAGAAGGACATCATTGGCGATACCGGCAAAAGCTTCTGTCCCTAACGCGTCTCGTCTGAAGTCACCCAGCGACACGCCCAGCATCTCTGCGATAAGGAATCAGAGAGATTATGAGCGCGAAATTAACGAAGACACGAGTATTCACGTGGTTGTACGCTGCCGTGGGCGTAATGATCGCGAGATTAAGGAAAACAGCGGCGTGGTAGTATCAACCGAGGGAGCAAAGGGAAAGACTGTGGAGCTGTCAATGGGTCCAAATGCAGTTTCGAATAAAGCTTACACTTTCGACAAAGTCTTTTCAGCTGCGGCTGATCAAGTCACTGTATACGAGGACGTTGTTCTTCCAATTGTGAACGAG ATGCTCGCGGGCTACAACTGTACTATCTTCGCGTACGGGCAGACAGGAACGGGCAAAACGTACACCATGTCAGGTGATATGACAGACACTCTTGGGATACTTTCTGACAATGCTGGTATCATACCACGTGTTTTGTACTCGTTGTTCCACAAGCTCGAGGATACGGAAAGCACGGTAAAATGCTCTTTCATTGAGCTTTACAACGAAGAGCTGCGCGATTTGCTTTCAGCCGAGGAAAACCCAAAGTTGAAGATATTCGAGAACGAGAAAAAGGGCACCAGTGGCAGCACACTTGTACAAGGGATGGAAGAAACGTGGATTGACTCGGCTTCTGCTGGTATTAAGCTACTTCAGCTTGGCAGCCACAAGCGCCAAGTCGCTGCGACCAAATGCAACGACCTTAGCTCTCGAAGCCACACGATCTTCACGATTACGGTCTATACCAAGCGGACCACTGAGAACGGTGACGACTACATCAGTTCTGGAAAGCTCAACCTGGTTGACCTGGCTGGTAGTGAGAATATCCAGCGCAGCGGTGCTGAGAATAAGCGAGCTACAGAGGCTGGTTTGATCAATAAATCTCTGCTCACTCTTGGCCGTGTGATCAATGCTCTCGTGGATAAAAGTCCGCACATCCCATATAG AGAATCAAAACTCACACGGTTGTTGCAAGATTCTCTCGGCGGGCGAACAAAAACATGCATAATTGCCACAATCTCACCCTCTCGTAGCAATCTCGAAGAGACCATATCCACGCTGGACTACGCATTCAGGGCGAAGAACATCCGCAATAAACCTCAGATCAATTATATGGCGAAAAAGACTCTTCTTCGAGAGTTCACACTAGAAATTGAGAAGTTGAAAGGGGAACTTATCGCCACAAGACATAGGAACGGTGTTTACATGACACCCGATGCCTACGAGcagatgacgatggagagcGAATCCCGAAGAATTGTCAACGAGGAACAAAGAGCCAAGATCGAGTCCATGGAGTCAAGCCTACGGAACAAGGTTCAAGAGCTATTCACGTTGACCAGCAACTTTAACAACCTCAAGAAGGATCATGAGGATACACGTGCTGCGTTGAACGAGACCAACGACATCCTTGAGAAAACGGAGATTGTTTTGAAGGATACAAGAGCCACTctcgaagaggaagaaatgTTACGCAAAGCCCATCAGGATACGGAAGCCCAACTACGCAATATTGGGTCCGATTTGGTATTGACGCTGGAAAAGACAGTTGGTGATGTGGAAGGGTTGCACGCGAAATTAGAACGGAAAGCAGGCCTCGAGGCAACAAATCGAGAGAAATGGGAGACTTCTGTAGACGAAGTTACTGATGTGACAAGCATGGTCGACAGTAGGGTCGGGTCATTCTTAGACCGACACTCGAAGCTCGCTGAAAACTTCATCACGAAGATCAACACTTTTGTCGAGGGTGAACTGATCCAATTCCAGTCAACTGAAGAAGCACTTCGCAATTACAATCTCTCTTTCGAAAAAGCGCTACGtgaggctcaggctcagacTTACAATTCTCATGATCAGATGAACAACGTCCTCGAAGAGATTAAGGTTCTGCGCGAGGAAGTCAAAGGCAGGGTCGGAGAGGGTTTAAATGGTCTGTCAGCAGCGGCAGCCCGTATCTCGAAAGAGGTCATCGGCGAGTTTTCAGAGTTTCACGCCCAG CTCCACGCATCGTACAGCGCTCTTGGGAAAGATTTGAAATCCATGTTTGAGGACATGGTAGCCCATGTCAATAGCCAAAAAGCCGAGATCCATCAACTTCGCCTACAACTTCAGGAGGCTAATCAGCAGTCTGTTGAGGCGAATCGCAAGGCCTCAGCACATCTAGCCCAAGtcatggaggaggaacatGCGCACGCTGAAGCGGAACGGGATCACCTCATGTCACAGATCAGGTCATTGATTGAAGAATCTCGCCAGAGACAATTCGGCCGTTTGAAGGGCAGAGTTGAGTGTGTGCGGACCGACATCATGTCTTCGGGTGACTCCTTGGAACAAGCGACAACGCACTATGATCGGCAGGTTGATGAATGGGTATTCAAGTCGGAACAGTTTGCCAAAGATGTCATTGCATCTCGAGATGAACTCAAAACCAAGATGCAGCATGATTGGGAG ACATTTGATCAACGCAACGCATCTATTCAGAAAGTCACCGAGTCAGTGCACGAAGAGACCGTCCGGATTGTGGATGCCCAGATGAAAGATATGAGTAGACAGATGGGCGCATTGGATGACTTTGTCGCCAAGGCACGAGCACAGAACGGCCAGTACTGCGACGCCCACATGACTAGCCTACAGACCATGGCGTCCAATACCCAACAATCCTACGCAGCATATGAAGAACACCTATCCAGTTCTCGTGACCGAATCACCTGTTTGCAGGAGGACGCAAATCAACAAATGGAGAGCCTTCAGGAATTGACGCTACCTCTGTCCGACGAGGTTCAGAAACCCTTGTCGGAGCTTCGCACTAACATTCGGGAACGCCCTCTTCAAGAGTATATTCCAACCGGCATCACTCCTCAAAAGAGGCATTATGAGTATCCAACGACCCTGCCTCGAACCGAGTCGCATGATGCCTTGGTCaaaaggatgaggatctccAAGGAACTTGAGGCCCTGCCATTTAGCAACGCTGAGCCAAGCGCTTCTGCTACTTCTCAAGACAGTTCTACCCGCGGCACTCCATCAAAAGGCTTCGTCTACCACGATGTTGAGGACGAGGTAGGAGCCCAGCAACCTCCGTCCACTGCCGCGACTCCTTCCAACACTGGTCTTAGGGAAGTCGACGCAAACATCGTCGCAAAACAACTAGCATGtgacactgatgatgatCCAACCGCCACTCAATCCAAGTCTTCCATTGCAGCAAACGGCCGGGTATCTCTGTCGACCGACAAACCAACAGAGATTGAGGAACCTGACGCCCCGCCCGCCAAAAGACACTGCTCCAGCTCTGGTGTAACTGATAACAAGCTTCCCCAGAAGATGCTGACGAAGAAAATGGCCGGCATGATGGAAGGCAGAGAAAATGTTCCTCTGCCCGGATCGCGTGGACGAAGGCTCAGAAGCCAACATGCCTCCGATTAA